Proteins co-encoded in one Apteryx mantelli isolate bAptMan1 chromosome 4, bAptMan1.hap1, whole genome shotgun sequence genomic window:
- the LOC136991802 gene encoding olfactory receptor 4S2-like, with amino-acid sequence MENVSSVKEFILLGLSKNQGVQKICFVVFLFFYIVTVAGNLLIVVTVVSSQRLNSPMYFFLCHLSIADTCFSSVTAPKMIADFLVEKKTISFGGCMAQLFGFHISGGAEVFILTAMAYDRYFAICRPLHYTTLMTRRVCGWMVMGSWVGGFVHSLVQTLVTVSLPFCGPNKIDHYCCDVHPLLQLACTDTYVAGIIVVANSGMISVVTFFILVTSYIVILLSLKRRTSEGRNKALSTCGSHITVVILFFGPSTFTYIRPSSNLSEDKRIALFYSIITPMLNPLIYTLRNEEMKSAMRKLWNIKKALGDKESIGGHNFMCQ; translated from the exons atggagaatgtaagcagtgtgaaggaattcattcttctgggcctttcaaagaaccaaggggtgcagaaaatatgttttgtggtgtttttgttcttctatattgttactgtggcaggaaatctgctcatcgttgtcactgtagttagcagtcaacgtctgaactcccccatgtatttctttctctgccacctgtccattgcagatacttgcttctcttctgtcacagctcccaaaatgattgctgacttccttgttgaaaagaaaaccatttcctttgggggttgcatggcacagctatttgggtttcatatctccggcggcgctgaggtcttcatcctcacagcgatggcctatgatcgctactttgccatatgcagacccctgcactacaccaccctcatgaccaggcgtgtgtgtggctggatggtgatgggttcatgggtggggggctttgtgcactccctggtgcagaccctcgtaaccgttagcctccctttttgtggccccaacaaaattgaccactactgttgtgatgtccaccccctactacaactggcctgtacagacacctatgttgcaggcatcattgttgttgccaatagtggaatgatttctgtggtcactttcttcatcctggtcacgtcctatattgtcattttgttatccttgaaaaggcgaacgtccgaagggaggaacaaagccctctccacctgtgggtcccacattactgtggtgattctcttctttgggccatccacattcacctacatacgcccatccagcaatctctcagaggacaagaggatAGCTTTGTTTTACAGTAttatcacgcccatgctgaacccactcatctacacactgagaaatgaggagatgaaaagtgccatgagaaaactgtggaatataaaa aaagcattgggggacaaagaaagcattggggggcacaattttatgtgtcaatga